In Ornithinibacter aureus, the genomic stretch ATCCTTCTTCGCGGAACGGGGTGGCGTGTAGGCGGGCTTGGAGCGACCCTTGGACTCGGGCACGAACTGTCTCCTCGTGGCGTTGATGTAGTGGCCTAGCGTAGAGGGTGTTCCCGAGAGGAGGTTGACAGCATGCCCGGTACACACGGCGGGCGGGTCGACCGACCCTCTCCGTGGCCCTGGCTGGTGCCGGTGGCTGCCCTCGTGGCGGGCGCCCTCTTCGCCTCCAGCGTGCGGGCCTCCGAGAGCGGCGCTCTGCGCCCCGAGCAGGGTGAGCTGGCCGACCTGATCCGCGCCCAGAACCGCACCAACGAGGAGTACGCCTCCCGGCTCAACGAGCTCCAGGCCAAGGTCGACGAGGCGACCGCGGCCCTGGCCCCGGGTGACCTCGAGACCCGAGACCTCGAGGACAAGGCGAACCAGCTCGCGGTCGGCGCGGGGCGCACCGAGGTCGTCGGCCCCGCGTTGCGCGTCACCCTCAATGACGCCAAGCTGCCCGGCGGTGAACTGCCCGACGGGGCCGACCCCGACGACTACGTCATCCACCAGCAGGACGTCCAGGCCGTCGTCAACGCCCTGTGGGCCGGCGGTGCCGAGGCGATGATGCTCCAGGACCAGCGGGTGATCTCCTCGAGCGCGGTGCGCTGCGTCGGCAACACCCTGATCCTCCAGGGCCGGGTCTACTCCCCGCCCTACGTCATCACCGCGATCGGCGACACCGGCGCCATGCGCGACGCCCTCGACGAGGACCCCCAGGTCGAGAACCTGCGGCAGTGGTCGGTCGCCGTGGGTCTGGGCTACGACTCGGCCCTGGTCGGCGAGCAGACCTTCCCGGCCTTCGTGGGCTCCATCGTCCCGGAGCACGCCCAGGTCCCCACCGCGTGATCGTGCGCCGTGTCGCCGCTGGGCCGGTGAATTCCTCGTCACGCTCGGGGTGCTCGTGCTGCTGTTCGCGGCCTGGCAACTGTGGTGGACCGATGTGGTCTCCAACCGGGCGCAGACCCAGG encodes the following:
- a CDS encoding DUF881 domain-containing protein, with translation MPGTHGGRVDRPSPWPWLVPVAALVAGALFASSVRASESGALRPEQGELADLIRAQNRTNEEYASRLNELQAKVDEATAALAPGDLETRDLEDKANQLAVGAGRTEVVGPALRVTLNDAKLPGGELPDGADPDDYVIHQQDVQAVVNALWAGGAEAMMLQDQRVISSSAVRCVGNTLILQGRVYSPPYVITAIGDTGAMRDALDEDPQVENLRQWSVAVGLGYDSALVGEQTFPAFVGSIVPEHAQVPTA